TCTTGTGCGGATCAACGGCCGGGCGAAGGTCGAGCTCGGGAGCGGTTCATATCAGGATCTTGTCTTCGACCGGGAGGACATCGACAACCACGTGGCGCAGTCGGTCGCCAGCGCCGGCATGGTCGACAATCTTCTCGCCAGCCTGGGCGGCGTCGATCCGTCCACCGGAAAGGCCAACCTGCAGCTGAGCGCCTGCGTCGTCAGCCTCGGCGGCCTCTGCCTGATCCCGGTCGCCCCCGAGGCGCTCGGCAAGACGGTCGGCGCACTGCATCAGCTTCTCAATCCTGTGATCAATGGGCTCCTCGATCCGTTGGTCGACAACCTGCTCGCCGCCCTGGGCATCCGCCTGGGCGTCATGGATGTCGTCGTCACCGGCGTGCGCTGCGGCGTGCCCGTGCTGATCCGATGACGGGACACCGCCGGCGGCGCCGGGGCCGTCGATGGGGTGGAGTTGATCCCGGCTATTTCAGGAGGTCACATCATGTTGCGGAAGTTTTTCAACAAGGCTCGCAAGGTCGCTCAGGACGATCAGGGCATTACGGCCGTCGAGTACGCCGTCCTTGGCGCTCTGGTTGCCGTCGGGCTGGTTGCCGCTGTTCCCAGTCTGCTCGCCGCGTTTACTGCGGCATTCGCCAGAATCGCCTCTGCCATTAGTGGTACCCCTTGACGGGCATCGCATCGCGAAGCGAATTTTCCAACGAGTTCATGGATATAGCCATGATCTTTTCTGCACGACGTGCAACTCGAGTGGCGGGCCGGCAACGGCCCGTCGCCTTCTCCGACGAGAGCGGGCTGGCCGCGGTCGAATTCGCCCTGGTCGCCCCGGTCTTCATCATGCTGCTCTTCGGCATCGTCATCTTCGGCATCCATTTCGGCACCTGGCTCGCCGTCAATCAGGCCGCAGCAGAGGGCGCCCGCGCCTCCGTCGCCGGCATGGATCTGGATGAGCGCCGGGAGCTCGCGACCAGCACCGCCGAGGCCGTTCTCGCCGCCTATGGGCCGATCCTGGGCGACACCGGCTGGACGGTCGATGCCAAGGCCTCGGACTCCGACCCGCGCCTGTTCGAGGTGACGGTGACTTACGACCAGGCTGCGCGCAACGCGGCCTCTGGCCTTCAGGGCGACAGCGGGGACGATGACTCCTTGATCGTGCTGCCGCTCTCCAATCCGACGGCCACCGCGACCGTCGCCAATGGCGGATATTGATGGCCGGTCTCGATTTCATCTTCCTCGGCCTTCTGGTCCTGCTGCTGCTGCCGATCGTGCTGATCGATCTGCGCGAGAGCCGGATCCCCAATGTCTGCAACCTGGCGCTGGCCGCGGGCGGGTTGGCCCAGGCCCTGGTCCGCAGCCCGACGCTGCAGACGCTCGGCCTGTCGCTCGGCGTCGCCGTGCTCACCTTCCTGCTCCTCGCCGGCACCGCCTGGCTGATGCAGAAAATCGACCGGCATGCCCGCATCGGCTGGGGCGACCTGAAGTTCCTGACCGCCGCCAGCCTCTGGGTCGGGCTGCAGGGCAGCCTGATCGTGCTGATCGTCGCCAGCCTGGTGGCGCTGCTGGCCACCCTGGCCATGGCCCCCTGGCGCGGCGTCCGCTGGCGCGAGATGCGGCCCTTCGGCCCGGCGCTCGCGGTCGGCCTGCTCGCCGTCACTGTCACGGTCTTCATCCGCGGGGCGTGAGTCTTTGTTGATTTTAGCAGAAGAATTTTGTTAATTAAACCGAACCCCTTCATCTTACGCGACAATGGTGCTTAGCTGCTGCCATCCGTAGATGGGAGTCCATCATGAGCACCGATGTGAATCGCCGCATCCTGCTGGCCGCGCGGCCGGTGGGGGAGCCGAAGGACAGCGACTTCCGCCTGGTCGAGGAGGCGGTGCCGGCGCCCGGCCCGGGCCAGCTTCTGATCCGCACGCTGTGGCTGTCGCTCGACCCCTATATGCGCGGCCGGATGAGCGACGCGAAGTCCTATGCGGCGCCGGTCGAGATCGGCCAGGTCATGGTCGGCGGCGCGGTCGGCCGGATCGTCGCCTCGAACCACCCCGGCTTCGTCCCGGGCGACATCGTCGAAGGCCGCACCGGCTGGCAAGATTACGCGCTGTCCGACGGCACCGGCCTGCGCAAGGTCGATCCGTCGCTGGGGCCGATCTCGACCGCGGTCGGCGTGCTCGGCATGCCCGGGATGACGGCCTATACCGGCCTCCTCACCATCGGGCAGCCGAAGCCGGGCGAGACCGTCGTGGTCTCGGCCGCCTCGGGGGCGGTCGGCGCGGTGGTCGGGCAGATCGCGAAGATCAAGGGCGCCCGCGTCGTGGGCATCGCCGGCGGGGCGGAGAAGGGCGCCTATCTGACCGGCGAGCTCGGCTTCGACGCCGCGGTCGACCACCGGGCGCCGGATTTTGCCGAGCAGCTGCGCGCGGCCGTGCCGGACGGGATCGACGTCTATTTCGAGAATGTCGGCGGAGCGGTGTGGGAAACGGTGTGGCCGCTGCTGAATCCCTTCGCCCGGGTTCCGGTCTGCGGCCTGATCGCCCAGTACAACGCCACCGG
The sequence above is drawn from the Inquilinus sp. Marseille-Q2685 genome and encodes:
- a CDS encoding A24 family peptidase — protein: MAGLDFIFLGLLVLLLLPIVLIDLRESRIPNVCNLALAAGGLAQALVRSPTLQTLGLSLGVAVLTFLLLAGTAWLMQKIDRHARIGWGDLKFLTAASLWVGLQGSLIVLIVASLVALLATLAMAPWRGVRWREMRPFGPALAVGLLAVTVTVFIRGA
- a CDS encoding TadE/TadG family type IV pilus assembly protein codes for the protein MIFSARRATRVAGRQRPVAFSDESGLAAVEFALVAPVFIMLLFGIVIFGIHFGTWLAVNQAAAEGARASVAGMDLDERRELATSTAEAVLAAYGPILGDTGWTVDAKASDSDPRLFEVTVTYDQAARNAASGLQGDSGDDDSLIVLPLSNPTATATVANGGY
- a CDS encoding Flp family type IVb pilin, giving the protein MLRKFFNKARKVAQDDQGITAVEYAVLGALVAVGLVAAVPSLLAAFTAAFARIASAISGTP
- a CDS encoding NADP-dependent oxidoreductase yields the protein MSTDVNRRILLAARPVGEPKDSDFRLVEEAVPAPGPGQLLIRTLWLSLDPYMRGRMSDAKSYAAPVEIGQVMVGGAVGRIVASNHPGFVPGDIVEGRTGWQDYALSDGTGLRKVDPSLGPISTAVGVLGMPGMTAYTGLLTIGQPKPGETVVVSAASGAVGAVVGQIAKIKGARVVGIAGGAEKGAYLTGELGFDAAVDHRAPDFAEQLRAAVPDGIDVYFENVGGAVWETVWPLLNPFARVPVCGLIAQYNATGLPPGPNLVPAVMRDVLSKRLTLRGFIVSDFADQHAAFLRDVSGWIREGKLRYREDVAEGLENAPRTFLRLFRGENFGKLLVKVAE